CAACTGCCCCTCATCATCTGGTCTTTGCTAGAATGATTCTTCCTGCAGGATACCTTTATCAGCTTCCCAGTTGGGGTCACTACCTCTAGCCGGCTGGTCTCACAGCTGCCCCCTACTTTTTAAAGCATTCAGCTCTGAACACTTGAACATTATTGTGTTTGTCTTCCCCatctggaagggaaggaggtgacAGGTCAGAGATTCCAGAGCTgggctgcctgggtttgaactCTGACTTGTCACTTCCTACTTGCGTGActctgggcaaattacttaatcacTCTGGGTTCTTGGTTTCCTTACCTGTAGAATTGGggctaataatagtacctacctcctcTGGGTGTCGAGAAGATTAATTACATTAATTCATGTAAAGTCCTTAGCAGAGGGGCTGACGCTTAGTGAAGAAATGAGGGctggttattatttttctttttactatccATTTTAAAGAGTCTGGGCTGCGTAGAAATGGATGGGTGTGTATTCACCTGAGGACTTAGGATAGTGTCCGTTTCAGAGTTTGCCTTCAGTGAATCAAAGGTAATGAGACAGTGCTTTTTCAAACCTTGTTGACTGCAATCTgtaggagaaaatacattttacgCATCTCAGTCTGATGCAGTTACACACACATAAAGCTGAAACATTTTTATAGCAccaatattctttgttttttgttatttatctaGGTGAAATTCACATGGCATACATTAGccatgaaaatgttccaaaacattttcattgccctaaGGAAACCCCATATTCATTAAGCAatcactccccattcccaccccccatccccagcctctgACACACACCAATCTGCTTGCTGTCGGTATGGACCGATACTCTTATGACATGACCAATACccctctgatattttcttttcttttttttttttttttaaaagattttatttatttatttgacagagagagagacagccagcgagagagggaacacaagcagggggagtgggagaggaagaagcaggctcatagtggaggagcctgatgtggggctcgatcccacaacgctgggatcacgccctgagccgaaggcagacgcttaaccgctgtgccacccaggcgccccatccctctgatattttctattctattttattctgtttcattgaaaAATTGGCCAAGGCCCACCACACTGATTTCCCAACCCACTAATGCAGTGCTGCCCATtgaaatcacctggagagctttaaaaGAGTCTGATGCCTGGGcctcacccccagagattctgaagTGATTTCCAGATTTCTAGAAGCTCCCAGGTAATGCTATCTGTAGCTGAAGCAACAACCACTAACTGAAGGTGTCTCCtcagtttggaaaacactggaaTGAGCTAGGGTGATCCAGGAACAAGAGGGACACAGAGATACCAAGGTGGGGACGTGAAATTTAGATACTGAGATACCCCTCTGCAGACTTAAGGGGTCAGCCCTCTGAGACAAACAGGGAGATATGCAAGTACCCTCAGAGAGACAGCCCCAAATTACCTGCAGACAAGAAATAGAGAATCAGACAGTGTAGAAACTCTGGAAGAAAGAGGAAGCTATGGACAGACAAACACAGATAGGAGGGCAGGAAGATACCCAGAAATGAGACAGAGACACCAGCCAGGCTGACCCAGGGTCCCTTTAGTTCACCACACACTTTTCTTTCAGCTCACCCGTTCTCCAGGACCAGCCCTGCCCTTCTGGCCAGGGCCCAGACCCAGGCCCTGGGAGGCCGAGCCCCTCACCTGTCCTGGCCCCAGAGAAGCTGCCCCGCCACCtatcccccttccctggcctagTGGGGCCTGGCTGAGGGGCAAGACTGAGCCATGGGGGAAGGGGGAATCCGTacctgctgctgcttcctctgtCTTGGCTAACCCCTGTCCCCCCGGAACCCCTAACCATACTCGAAGAGTTCCCAAAGCCTGAGACCAGGGCATTTGGCCCCAGCTCCCTGCCATTGCGAGTACGTGTTATTTATTGCCCGGAGGCCTGTCCcgtccccactccacccccataAAGCATTGTTTACACCTGTGTCTTGGCCTCTCTTATTTTGGggtgatggggagggaggggagacagaagaggTCCCTGATGGAAGAACCATGTGTCATGGTGTGTGGGGGTCATGTTTCTGGATTGGATATGGTGTGGAGGGGACACCATGACTCAGGTGGTGTTGTGGAGGGAGTCTGTAACTGCCAGTGTTGTGACAAGGCATGCTGGAGGCCCACCTGTGTAGCACTGATGGCCTGTGTTtgtgatgtgtgtgtgaatatgtgcTGATTGTTAGTGTGACACTGTTGCTTGTGACTACTTTGTGTCCTTGGCGATTGCATCCATGAGGCTGGTGGTGTTTGGGACCAAGGCCAGGGAATGAAAATTCGGGCCTATAGGTGATCTCCATGCATCTTTGATGCTTGGAGACCCCAGGCAGCGTCTGACTGTTGCATGTGTGACTGTGCATTTATGCCCCTGAGGTCTGTGTTTGTCTTGTGTGAATTTGGCACCCTTGATACAGCTGCGTGTGACCATAAACCCTGAGTATGCCCCCGAGAACTTTGTAGGCCTTTGTGCAACTGACTTGTGCATACTTGCAACGGGTGTCTATCTCTTTGTGTCCTGGTGAACTGACAATACAAGTACTCTGCCAGGGACAGGTGCAGCCCCCTCATGCCACCCCCAACTTCTCTGCCATCCTCAAGTCAGCACTAGCCCATCCACAGGGTAGGCCTGAGCCTCTGAGCGCCCCCACTCACGCCCTGGCGACGGTGGAGGAGCGAGGCATTTAAATGACTGCATCTGCATAGTCCTTCCAGGCTGGGTCACCCAAAAATGTTCTTAGACCCGAGGCTGTTAGATAAATGTCTTCTCTGCGTACTCTGAGTAGCTTTACTAGGTCGCTTTATTCAGAGTACCACAATTGTCCCGAAAGGGCAGGGTGGAGCGGGTCATACTGTGGCATCCCTTCCagtctgtcttcctctctgaggGACGTTCCGCACTTTTTTCCCTCCGTCACAGAAAGTACTTAGGTAAATTACTTACTAATTTGCGCATTTACATACATTTCTCAACTAACTGCGCAGACATTTCTCTCTCACTGTCCTGTTCTTGGGCTTCGAGAACGCGGGGCTGTCCATGTAAATAACATCATTTGCATGCCGCTGTCCGGCCCGGGTACGCGTCACTCTCCGGGGCTAGGGACTCTGAGAGGGTGGGCCGGCCTATGCTAATTGTTTGCATGCCCCTCACACGTCGCTGGCCTAACTGCtgaactccccccacccctcccggaTCCAGCCCTTTCTAACAGTCTTCCTCCTCTCGCCCATAAGGGGCGGAGTACAGTATGCAAATGAGCCTCACGTTAGCGACCGACCCATTTCCCCAATCTCGAGGGGGTGTGTTCTGAACTTCCTTGCACCGCCCCGCGCAGCTCGCGCCTGCGCACGCACCGTCTCCTCCGCGGGCGCGGTCACGTGCCCACCGGGCGAGGCGGGGGCGGAGCGTCgcgggaggtgggggcggggtaTGGCGCGCTGTGCGGCGCTGGGCGGCTGGCACAAACGACGGCGCCGAGGCCGGAGGAAAAAGCTCGGTGAGGAGAGCTCGGGGAGGGAAGGGAACGGGGCGAAGAAGGCGCTCGAGCCCGGGCACTGGCGCGAGCCGGCGGGTTGTGAGGGCGCGCGCCTGCCCGGCGTGGCGGAGCGCGGCGACCCcggggagggaagggtgggggtAGGGCGTGGGGGAGGGAACGCGTCGAGCACGTTGAGTGCCGGCCgttggggggttggggtgggggcggggagcgcgCGCCAGCCGAGGTGGGGGGCGCGGGGTCCGAGCCGTCCCTAGGCCCGGCCTCTGTGGCCTACAGAGCCCCGAGCCGGGAGGCCCACACCGAAGGGGCTTGGGAGGGGCCGCCTTCTCCCGTCCTGTCCCCGAGTGCGTGAATCCTCCCCCGCCCTTCCCCTCGTCGCCGTGGACCCTCCTCCCGCGGCTGCcttccgtctgtctgtctgtcttagGCCCTCCCTTCCGTCTGGGTGTGTGTCAGCCGCCGGCTGGCTTCCTCCCGTTGGGCTTAGGTTGACCCCTCCGCCCCGTTCTGTCCGGCTGTCTCAGGCCCGCCCTCCCAGCTTCTCCCCGGTCGGTTTTTCCGTCTCTGGGCCCcccattctctttgtctttgggcTCCCCTGTTTGCTCTGCTTGTGGATCCCCCCTCCCCCGTTCCCGCCGTGTGTCTCTGGAGTCCCCAGGCAGATCTCCCGCTGCCCACTGCTCCGGCATTCCTTTTCTACTTCAGGCctcctctgttctttctgttcGCTGTGTCTGTCCGAGGATGCTCTCCCGCAGCCCCCACCGCAGCCCTGTGTCTTCGGGTCATCTCCCCAGCCTCACTCCTCCTACTGCCTCCCTCACTGCCTCTTCTCTTCTTgattgctccccccccccacaattcCCATGGTCTTCTCCCCAACGTGGCCTTGCGTTTTGGGGGACTGTGTAGCCAAATCTGTCTTCCTCTTTACTGCCCctgccacccctcaccccctgccccggTCGGAGTGCCTCTAgctcttctcactttcttttttttctttctcccccttcagcCACCCTGACGGGTCCTTTCCCAAGCCCTTAGGGGCAGCAGAGGACTTGGGGACCAGCGAGCACCCCCAGGGTGTGAGAAGAGCCTCTGCTGCCTGCCCTGCCTCACCCTGCCTTACGCCAGGCTCAGCCGCCCCGGCCCCCAGCTGCATCAAgtggaggaggcggaggcggaggaGGGTGGCACCATGGGCCCGGGCCGTGCCCTCCATGCCCGGGGGATGAAGACGCTGCTGCCATGGACAGCCCGTGCCAGCCGCagcccctgagtcaggctctccCTCAGTTGCCGGGTTCTGTGTCAGAGCCCTTGGAGCCTGGTCGGGCCAGGATGGGGGTGGAGAGTtacctgccctgtcccctgcttCCCTCCTACCACCGCCCAGGAGCACCTGGTGAGGCCTCCGCGGGGAGTGGGACCCCCAGGGCCACAGCCACCTCCACGACAGCCAGCCCCCTGCGGGAGGGCATCTGCGGGCAGGATGGTGGTGAGCTGCACCCActgcagagtgagggcgctgcaGCACTGGTCACCAAGGGGTGCCAGCGACTGGCGGCCCAGGGCGCCCGGCCTGAGGCCCCCAAACGGAAGTGGGCAGAGGATGGTGGGGATGCCCCAGCACCCAGCAAGCGGTCCTGGGCCAGGCAGGAGAACCAGGAGGCAGAGGCTGAAGGGGAGGGCAGCATGGGCTGCAGCAGTGGCAATGGCGAGGCCAGCGTGGGGCCGAGGGAGGAGGTGCTGCCCACCGCGCCTGAGCGCCTGGCCCTGGACTATATCGTGCCCTGCATGCGGTACTACGGCATCTGTGTCAAGGACAGCTTCCTTGGGGCGGCACTGGGTGGCTGCGTGCTGGCCGAGGTGGAGGCCCTGAAGCGGAGCGGGCGCCTGCGTGACGGGCAGCTGGTGAGCCAGCGGGCTATCCCGCCACGCAGCATTCGTGGGGACCAGATTGCCTGGGTGGAAGGCCATGAGCCGGGCTGCCGAAGCATCGGGGTCCTCATGGCCCACGTGGATGCTGTGATTCGCCACTgcgctgggcgcctgggtggctacgTCATCAATGGGCGCACCAAGGTAAGGCTGTAAGGGCCTTGCATGGAGGGGGCCCCCCCAGCACCCGCTTGTTGGATACTTGGTGCTCTGAGTATCGGTGCCCTTGGAGATAGGCTTCTGGGGTCACAGAAGGATGTAGGCAGCTCCAGTGGAGTGAGCGTTGGTCTTGGAGTTTGATTTGGGCTCTCCCTACTGTGAGGATTTTGGGGGTCTGTgcactttctctttccctgtttgCCTCTTTTTTATCCACCTCTGTCTTGTCTGTCCTTTCAGTTGCCTGTCTTTGGTCTGTCCTCTGGTCTGTCCATTCTGTCTCCCAGGCAGGAGAACCaggaggcagagtggggagggtggCAGTGGTGAGGCCCGTGCCGGGCTGAGGGAGGAGGTGCTGCCCACTGCTCTTGGCGCTGGACTACATTGTACTCCCCTGTGCCATACTGTGGCATCTGTGGGCAGGACAGCTTCCTGAGGGTGGCACTGGGTGCCTGTGTACTGgcgtgggggtgtgtgtgtcctGTCCTTCATCTTTCCTGTGCTTCCCCATCCTAATGCCTGTCCTGTATCCTTCTTGTATGTCCACCACTGTATTCTTGTCGGTTCTGATCTGTTCCCTTGATTCTCTGTTCTGTGTCCCTTCTTGgtacctttttcttattttacagtaGTTattaatacacttttttttttggaacctGGGCTTTTTCAAGAATCTGCTGAAACCACAGACcctcttttaagaaaaatgctCATTTGTCTAGTTTATGGGCAGTCATCAGCACCTCCTCAGCTTCCAGCTGCCCATTCGAGAACCTAGGGTCAGGAGCTCTGCACAAGACAGTGGTCTTTTGGGCTTTTCTGGCCTTCCAACACAATAATCCTCCTCATAGAGGGATGGGAGGGCTCTGGCCTTGAGTCCAAGGCTAGTGTCATTTGGCTAAGTCCCCGTAGGGAGTGCCTACTGCACACCAGTGATGCCTGGGTGATGGCAGGGCTGTTTGCTTCCCTGCGGGCATGAGGCTGTGCTCCTGatgtctcctccctcttccctctgatcCCATCTTGGGTTCTGCCTCTGTGCAGCTTCTGTCTCCGGGTGGAGCTggctcagggacccaggctccctCGGGCCAAGGCCAGCATCCCCCCCCTACCCAGCTAAACTTGTCCtacttccccctccctcccattaCTTGATAGCTGGAGAGCGAGAGGAGGCCCTTCCCTGGGCTTTGCCCCTGTGCAGGCAGGAGAGATGAGAGGGAGTCTCCCTGGCCACAAGGTGCTCAGCATCTTCACCCCAGGTCACCCATCCTTGCAGGAGGGAGTTTGAGGAGAGTCGTGAGAACTGAATGGCCCAGGGCAGCATGCTTTCCTCAGACTCAGTTTGCTCATCCATGGGATAAGAAAATCAGTCAAGTCCCCAGCTAGTCTTTGGCAGTTTTAGGAGGGGAGGGCAAAGTAGAGTGAGCAGATGTCTTCCCCTTTGGTGCCTTGGGATGTGGTTGGGGGCAGGGCCCTAGCGAAGACTGGGGGTTCGGGGTGTTGGGACTGTTTTAGCTCTGGGTGATTTCTGTTGTCCTGGGAGGTAAGAACAAACCTGGCTAGactgagaagggagggaggagccaaCCCAATCATGGGAGTTCTcagaccccccctccccccaccctggtgAGACGCCCACTCCAGGCTTCCCCACCTTCAACGACCACCTCTGGACTCCTCCCCCCAGGCTCTGAAATAAGAGTGTGGGGTGCTGAGGTGGGTGATCACAGAGGTGGTGGGGGCAGATCACCAGTGTGGCTGGGGCCAGCAACAACCTGCCTGTTGGTCATTCCTGAATGGAgctcctgtgttctcttctagctGTCTCTAGTCCCTCTGCTCAGCTGACCTGCAGGTGGGAAAGAGTTGACTCCCATTGGCATCAAGGACAACCATAGGGGACCACAGGGGGGGCCTGGCTTGCTTGGTTGCCCCTTTAAGAGCAGCTTGGAGGTGGGGCCTGCTGTCATTGGCTCAGTCCCCAGATTCAaacatactgtgtgtgtgtgtgtgtgtgtgtgtgtgtgtgtgtgtgtgtggtgtgggtgttgGGGCTTTTGGCACATTGTCACCAATAGTCTTTAATTCTTTAGTCTCCTGGCTCTGATACTAGCTGCCCATTCCCTGAGATGGCAGGGTGAAGAGTGGGCTTCCATGTCATTCTGCTTGTAGTCCCTTTCCTTTGTGGGGGCAGGAAGTAGGTGCTTCTCTGGGGCCAGAGGATGCCCCCCTCCGCACCAAGGTGTGTATGTGGGGGATTGATGGGAGTTTAAAGGGCTTGTTTCTGTGCCTAGCCTTCATGCATGACTCCCATTCTGCGCCAGAACACAGACGCTGTCCCTGCCTGCATAGTGGGAGACCCTGTGTGAGGATGTGCAGGGCAGGACGCAGCGGAGGCCCTGAGACCCAGAGGAGTGCTTTCCGTAAGCAGCTACTGCTTGGGTGCTAGGGAGACACGCCTGGCCCCAGGGGCTTCCACGGTACTGCCCGTTGGACTAGTACTAGGTAAACAAGTACCTGGACTGATCTCACCTTGAGAGGGGTGGAATGGAAAATCAGCCTAGATGCCTTCAGCTGGAGTACTCAAGGTGCCCTTTGATCTGAGATGTGAATAACAAGGAGGACCAGGGGAGGTGTGttccaggcaggggcagaggcctTGTGCATGAGCCTGGACTGGTCAGAGGGCAGTCAGGAGGCCTGAGAGGCTGGGGCAGAGTGAAGGCAATAGTAGTTGAGATTGGTGACCTTGGGGGCTGAGGCTGTGAAAATACGAAATTGATGTTTTGTATTTTCTCGGGGTGTGGTGGGGGTCTTGAAGGGATTTGAGCAATGAAGAGCTGGAGGAAAGGGTCTCTGGCCGCTGTGTGGAGATGGATTGTGGGAAAGAGGCTGCAGCACTGgacccctgtccccaccccatctTTGTGCAGAACCAGCAGAATCTTTGCTTGGATTCTATCTGGGAGGGGTTGCCCGTCCTTCATCAGTGATTCACGGATTGCAGCCACCTGGGCTTAGCCACGTTCTTTTCTCCCAGTGAGGTGGTTGCTCAAGGCACTGACCCGTTTGTAGTGAGTGAACAGTGCAAAGAAGGTTCTCCTGAACctgggggtgcgggtgggggcCAAGGTCTTGCCCCGGTGCGGCCAGAGAAGCATGGCTCTCCACTGCTGGGTGGCCTCTCCCGGCTGCAGCCCTCCTGGCCTCGTTCCCGGGGCGGGTGCTGTGGTGCTTCGGGTACACACACAGGTTTAATGCAGAGCTGCCCACCGCttgtggtgggggtgggactgGGGAGTAACGTGTTGGAAGCAGGCTGAAGATTGAGTCAAGCTGGCTGGCCTGGGAGTGCTAGGCCGGCCTCCTGTTTGGCAGCAGATGCCCATCTTTTTGATCAGGAATGTTTATCCCCGGCTGTGTTTTGGGGCTGTGGCCCACAGGTGTAGCTGAGCGTTagtggggagcagcaggtggCCGTCTCTGGCCTGGAATGAGTGTGGGTCAAGGTATCAAGACACGTGGTCCAAGGAGCTGGAGGGTCTGCATGCCAGTACTCCCCTGTTTGCCTTATGCAGCCCTCCCAAGTGGCTCTGGGC
This genomic window from Ursus arctos isolate Adak ecotype North America unplaced genomic scaffold, UrsArc2.0 scaffold_19, whole genome shotgun sequence contains:
- the EGLN2 gene encoding prolyl hydroxylase EGLN2 isoform X2; amino-acid sequence: MDSPCQPQPLSQALPQLPGSVSEPLEPGRARMGVESYLPCPLLPSYHRPGAPGEASAGSGTPRATATSTTASPLREGICGQDGGELHPLQSEGAAALVTKGCQRLAAQGARPEAPKRKWAEDGGDAPAPSKRSWARQENQEAEAEGEGSMGCSSGNGEASVGPREEVLPTAPERLALDYIVPCMRYYGICVKDSFLGAALGGCVLAEVEALKRSGRLRDGQLVSQRAIPPRSIRGDQIAWVEGHEPGCRSIGVLMAHVDAVIRHCAGRLGGYVINGRTKAMVACYPGNGLGYVRHVDNPHGDGRCITCIYYLNQNWDVKVHGGLLQIFPEGRPVVANIEPLFDRLLIFWSDRRNPHEVKPAYATRYAITVWYFDAKERAAAKDKYQLASGQKGVQVPVSQPTTPT
- the EGLN2 gene encoding prolyl hydroxylase EGLN2 isoform X1 produces the protein MDSPCQPQPLSQALPQLPGSVSEPLEPGRARMGVESYLPCPLLPSYHRPGAPGEASAGSGTPRATATSTTASPLREGICGQDGGELHPLQSEGAAALVTKGCQRLAAQGARPEAPKRKWAEDGGDAPAPSKRSWARQENQEAEAEGEGSMGCSSGNGEASVGPREEVLPTAPERLALDYIVPCMRYYGICVKDSFLGAALGGCVLAEVEALKRSGRLRDGQLVSQRAIPPRSIRGDQIAWVEGHEPGCRSIGVLMAHVDAVIRHCAGRLGGYVINGRTKAMVACYPGNGLGYVRHVDNPHGDGRCITCIYYLNQNWDVKVHGGLLQIFPEGRPVVANIEPLFDRLLIFWSDRRNPHEVKPAYATRYAITVWYFDAKERAAAKDKYQLGTCFPNITPLKPFLFHVPHKASSPLIHLVNLFLNFATPFFSPLAIFPRRPSLLVAPACGPLLHLPMFFLASVSLP